Within Metabacillus sp. KUDC1714, the genomic segment TTAAGTTTGTTGTTCCTGCTTCACCAACAGGTACTCCTGCAGTAATGACAATTAAGTCACCATGTGAAACAAAACCACTGTTTATTGCTTCTTCAACAGAGTTATCTAGCATTTCATCTGTCGACGTTGAGTGGTTTCCACTTCTTGGATAAACACCCCATACTAGAGCTAATTTACGAGAAATTGAATCAGAAACCGTTACAGCTACAATCGGAGCTTTTGGACGATATTTTGATATCATTCTTGCAGTATGTCCACTCTCTGTTGGTGTAACAATTGCTGATACACCTAAATTCAATGCCGTATATGATGTTGATTGACCAATTGCATCAGTAATTGTAGTACCTACTTGTGCACTACGCTTTGAAAGAATTGATTTATAATCAAGTGCTTCTTCAGCTCTTGAAGCAATGTTATGCATTGTTTTAACCGCTTCCACTGGATATGATCCCGCAGCAGTTTCACCTGAAAGCATGATTGCATCTGTACCATCAAAAATGGCATTGGCTACGTCACTTGCTTCTGCACGTGTTGGTCTAGGATTACGTTGCATACTATCGAGCATTTGTGTTGCTGTAATAACAGGTTTTCCTAATGCATTACATTTTCTGATTAATTCCTTTTGAACTAAAGGTACTTCTTCAGCAGGAATTTCAACACCTAAATCACCACGTGCAACCATTAAACCATCTGAAACCTCAAGAATTTCATCGATATTGTCTACGCCTTCTTGATTTTCAATTTTAGGAATGATTTGAATGTGGCTAGCATTATGTTCTTCAAGTAGCTCGCGAATTTCAAGAACGTCTGATGCACGGCGAACAAATGATGCTGCAATAAAGTCAACATCTTGCTCAATACCAAATACGATGTCTTTCGCATCTTTTTCGGTAATACCCGGAAGTTTAACACTCACACCTGGTACGTTAACACCTTTTTTATTTTTCAATGTACCACTGTTTTTAATTTTTGTTTTTATTTCACCATTTGAATGGTCTAAACCAATTACTTCAAGTTCGATAAGGCCATCATCTAAAAGAATAGTTGAGCCGATATGTACATCATCTATTAAGCCATCATATGTGACAGAAAATTTATCTAATGTACCTACAACTTCAGTCATAGAAATAATAATTTCATTTCCAGCAACAAGCTCAATTGCTCCATTTTCCATTGTGTTTGTGCGAATTTCAGGACCTTTAGTATCCAATAAAATTGCAACATTTTTATTTAACTTTGCTGAAGCTTCTCTGATGTTTATAATTCTAGCACCATGTTCTTCGAAGTCACCATGAGAAAAATTCAAACGGGAAACATTCATACCTGCTTCCATTAACTCTGTTAATTTTTCAATCGATTCACTAGCTGGTCCAATTGTACATACAATCTTAGTTTTACGCATTTACGTTCCTCCTACCATTTTTGTGGAAAAGGGGACAGATCTAAATTAAAGATTGTCTTCCTTTAGATTCCACAACTATTATGGTTTTTTATAATCTTAGCTAATTCCCCGCAACTTCATATCAGGGTAATGCATTTGAATACAGCACATCAAGGGTTGAAACACCCCAATTAGTGCGTAGGCATCCTGTATGAAAACGATCCCAACATTTATATATTAGATTGATAATTCTTTTGATAAGCGGTACATATCATTGTCAATTGTATGTGGTTGATCTAGTATTTCAATGATGTCATGATGAACGAGTTCATTCTTTTGAATACCTACACAGCGTCCGCCTTTACCTTCTAGAAGTAATTCTACAGCAAAAGCACCTAATCGACTAGCTAATACACGGTCAGATGCAGTTGGTGATCCACCGCGTTGAACGTGACCTAACACAGATACACGTGTTTCAAAAGTAGTAGCTTCTTCAATTTGTTTTGCAAAGTCTACTCCACTTCCAACACCTTCTGCCACAATAATTATACTGTGTTTTTTGCCTCGCTCATTCCCTCGCTTTAAGCGTGCAACAATATCGTCCATATCATAATTTTCTTCTGGAATTAATATTGTTTCTGCTCCGCCTGCCAAACCTGACCATAAAGCGATATCACCTGCATGTCTACCCATTACTTCAATTACATATGTACGTTCATGTGATGTAGCTGTATCACGAATTTTATCAATCGCATCAATTACTGTGTTAAGTGCAGTATCAAATCCAATTGTAAAATCAGTTCCTGGAATATCATTATCTATCGTGCCAGGTACTCCAACACATGGAAATCCATGTTCAGTTAGTTTTTTAGCTCCCATATATGAGCCGTCTCCACCAATTACTACTAACCCTTCAATACCATGCTTTTTTAGTTGTTCAATCCCTTTTTTCTGTCCTTCAATTGTCTTAAATTCAGGACATCTTGCTGAATATAGTTTCGTACCACCACGGTGAATAATATCTCCTACAGATCCTAATTCTAATTTTTCAATTTGACCTTCAATTAAACCCGTATATCCATGATAGATACCATAAATTTCAACATTATGAAAAATTGCCTTACGTACAACTGCTCGTACAGCAGCATTCATACCTGGAGCGTCTCCTCCACTTGTTAGAACACCAATTTTTTTCAAATTTCTTCACCCCACTATAATAATATAGCACATTGATTTACTTTAAAAATAACATGAAAGAAAAGTCAAAACAACAAGATCAAACGTGCAACTTTTGTCGAATAACCTTTTTTAAGAGCCTCTATCATTATACAATAAATTAACCTCTGTGTTTAAAGAATTATATAATTTTGCAAAATTATTGTCTTTCCTTGCATGCTAGTAAAGCAGCAGTGCATGAGTGCCTCTAAGCTAATTAGCCTCTATTGAAAATAAAACCTTCATTACCTTCCATAGTGACTAGTCCATAGAAAGCAAGATACCCAAATTAAGTCTAAACAAACCATATTTTTCATTACCACCAAAAGAAACGTGGACCTTGAAGGCCACACGTTCTTATTTTACCCCAAGTAATTCATTTGTAAATGATACTTGCCCGATTCTTTTAAACTTTTCGTAACGATGGTGAATGAGTTCTTCACCAGTCATTGCTGATAGAGTTTTTAAAGAGGTTGCTAATATTTCTTCAATATAACCTGCTTGTTGAGGGATATCTTTATGTGCTCCACCCTTCACTTCAGGGATTATTTCATCAACAACACCAAGTTCTTTTAGGTCTGGTGCAGTTATTTTCATTGTTTCTGCTGCTTTTTTTGCTAATCCAGCATCCTTCCACAATAATGCTGCAGCACCTTCTGGTGAGATAACAGAGTAAGTAGAGTTTTCTAGCATGTGAATATAGTTACCCACACCTAGAGCAAGTGCACCTCCACTCCCACCTTCACCAATCACTATACAAATTACTGGTACTGACAACCCAGCCATTTCAAACAAATTTTTAGCAATTGCTTCGCTTTGACCACGCTCTTCTGCAGCTTTTCCAGGGTAAGCACCTTTTGTATCAATAAAGCAAATAATTGGACGATTAAATTTATCCGCTTGCTTCATTAATCTTAAAGCTTTACGATAGCCTTCAGGATGAGGCATACCGAAATTTCTACGAATGTTTTCCTTCGTATCCTTACCTCGTTGATGCCCAATAACAGTAACAGGAAGACCTTTAAACTTTGCAATTCCACTTACAATCGCATCGTCATCACCATAATAACGGTCACCGTGACATTCAAAGAAATTAGTAAAAATGTGTTCGATATAATCTAAAGTTGTGGGTCTACTAGGATGTCTTGCAATTTGAACTCTGTCCCAAGGCTTTATATTTGTATAAATCTCATTTTCTAGCTTTTCTAATCTTGCTTCAAGCTTTTCAATTTCGGATGATAAATCAACATCTGAACCTATTGTAAATTCTTTTAATTCACTAATTTTTTTTCTAAGCTCGGTTACAGGCTTTTCAAACTCTAATTCGCCTACCATGTTAATTCACCTCCTGATTGATGAATGTCAAGAATATTACTTAGCGTTTCCTTTAACTCTTGACGATTTATAACAGCATCAAGCTGACCATGTTTTAATAAAAATTCAGCAGTTTGAAAATCTTCAGGAAGTTCTTCTCTAATTGTTTGCTCGATAATTCTTCTTCCAGCAAACCCAATAAGTGCTCCTGGCTCAGCAAAATTATAATCACCTAACGATGCGAAGCTTGCTGACACCCCACCTGTTGTAGGATGTGTCATAACAGAAATAATTAAGCCTTGATTATCACTATAAAGCTTAAGTGCAGAGCTAGTTTTAGCCATTTGCATTAAACTTAATACACCCTCTTGCATTCTTGCACCACCTGATGCAGTTAGAATAATAAAGGGTAAGTTCTTTTCATTAGCTTTTTCAATTGTACGAGTAATTTTTTCACCAACAACTGACCCCATACTTCCCATTCTAAAGCTAGCATCCATGATGGCAAATGTTGTTTTAAAGCCATTTATGGTACCTTCACCTGTAACAACAGCTTCATTTTGTTGTGTTTTTTGACGGTCCTTTTCTAGCTTTTCTTCGTAGCCTGGAAATTGCAGTGGATTTTCTGAAATCATTTCTTTATCATATTCAATAAAACTATGCTCATCAAATAAGCTCTTAATGCGTTCCATAGCGTTCATTTGATGATGGTAACCACAATTCATACAAACCTTCTCATTTTTTATTAATTCTTTTGTATACATAATTTTTTTACAACTCGGACATTTAATGACAATTCCTTCAGGAACATCTTGTTTTGCTTGCTCAGACGGAACCTGTGCATATTTTTTTTTCTTCGGTTTCGGTTTCGTAAACAAATCTTTTAACAAAACGGTACCTCCCCTTTTCTAAAGCTGTTTCTCTACAATTCTTCTTTTTCATATTGAAAGTATTGAGGTTGAACTAAGCTAATTTACTAGTAAAACTATCATCAAGAATACTATTATTTATCAGTTATCTATACTTTATAGAATGATGAATAAGCATGTTGTTGAAGCTTGTCAGTATCTATTCGACATATTCCTTAAGTGATACCTCTTCGTAAGCAGCAAAAACCTTTTCTTGTTCCTTGTTTAATAAGGCATTAACTAGCATTTCTAATTTTTCATTTGAATAAACCTTCACTTGATCACTCTTACAAACAAAGGTAACATAATCATTTAACACCATCCATATACGAAAAAGAAGATGGTTATTAGAGAGTTGAATAATCTCCCTCATACATTCATATCTTGTTACTGTATTCTTTGAAAGTTTTTCTGCTATCAATTTAAGTTCTGCTTCAGGATTGTTTTGCAAAACCAATTGCAATGCATTATATTCCAATAGAGAATTCATTTGGATAATATCAACAACCGCTTTTGAATCCTCTAATATAAACGTTCCTAAAAGTTCAATAAGATTATGCTCTCGAAAATCTTTAAGAAATGTGCCTTCTCCTCTTCGCGTTTCAATCATCCCTAAAAGCTCAAGGGCACGCAATGCTTCTCTTACAGATGATCTACCAACCTTAAGCTTTTCTGCAAATTCTCTTTCGGAAGGGATTTTATCACCATATGAAAGCTGCTTTTCTGCAATATAAGCTCTAATATGACGAAGAATTTCTATATAAACTTTTGATTGTGCGGTTGTCAAAGACAAATCACTCACTTCTACTCAATAATAGCAAGCTGCCTCGTTTTTTCTGCAACTTCTTCTGGGTCAACTTTTATTCTAGCCACACCAGTTTCCATAGCAGCCTTTGCCACTGCTGATGCTACTGCTGGGGCAACACGTGGATCAAATGGAGCTGGAATAACATAATCTGAAGTTAATTCACTTTCCGAAACAAGTGATGCAATTGCTTCTACTGCAGCTATTTTCATCTTTTCATTAATGTGAGTTGCTCGAACATCTAATGCGCCTCGGAAGATTCCAGGGAAAGCTAGTACATTATTAACTTGGTTCGGAAAATCTGAACGACCTGTTCCAATAACCTTTGCACCAGCTTCTCTTGCATCTTCTGGCATAATTTCTGGGACTGGATTTGCCATCGCAAATATGATTGGTTCGGGGTTCATTGACTGAACCATTTCTTTTGTTAGTGCACCTTCAACTGAAACTCCAATAAACACATCTGCTTCTTTTATTACATCAGCAAGCGAGCCTTCTAATTGATCTCTATTCGTAAATTTCGCTACTTCTGATTTTACCTCATTCATACCTGCTTTACGATTTTCGTAAATAGCCCCTTTAGAATCACACATAATAATATTTCTAACACCGTAAGTATAAAGCAACTTAATAATTGCAATGCCAGCTGCACCAGCGCCATTAGCAACAACACGAATATTTGACATGCTTTTCCCAACCAATTTTAAGGCATTAACAAGTCCTGCAACTGTTACAATTGCTGTTCCGTGTTGGTCATCATGAAAAATAGGAATATTCGTTTCCTTTTTTAAACGCTCTTCTATAACAAAGCAGTTCGGAGCTGCAATGTCCTCGAGGTTTACACCACCAAAGGTTGGTTCAAGAAGCTTAACTGTATTTACGATTTGGTCAACATCTGTTGTATTTAAACAAATTGGAAAAGCATCTACTCCTGCAAAGCTTTTAAATAAGACCGCTTTTCCTTCCATTACAGGCAGAGCAGCCTCTGGACCAATATTTCCTAGACCTAAAACTGCAGTTCCATCGGAAACAACTGCAACCATATTACCTTTCATTGTATAGTCGTATACTTTGTTTTTATCATCATATATATCTTTACAAGGTTCAGCAACACCAGGTGAATAAGCGAGACTAAGATCGTGTGCATTTCTCACAGGTATTTTAGATTTTGACTCAAGCTTTCCCTTATTTACTCGGTGAATATGTAAAGCTTCTTCTCTTAATGACATCATTAACATCCCCTTTGTACCTTGTAAAGTTTTAAGACCTATAAAAAAATATTCTTTACAATCCCCCAGTGGTCTGACCACTAATAATCATTATTAAATGATAACATAATTCATCTGTTTGTAAAGTAGGACTTGTCGTAGGTTGGAAGGAAAACAGGTTACTTTTAATTAGTCCTATCGTTATTTTTATCTTTGGGTGTCTGATAAGACATATTTAACGACAAATTATGAGTTTATTCCTTCCATTCATAAGTAATTGACTGTTTATGTCTAATTAATTATTGTAAAAAAGTAATTTTCATAATTATTGATGGTTCCTTAAAACAACATTTTCTTTACCAAGTAATTTAATTAATGCATCCATACATTCTTCAGTTGGAGAAATAAAGAATTCTGATGGAAGTTGAACAGTTCTTTTTTCAGATTCATAATAGAGAAATACTGGAGTATCCCCACTGAACTCTTTAAGGTAATTCTTCACTTCAAATAATCTTTTTGGTTCCATAGATTGTCTTTCAATTTTTATAAAAAGCTTTGATTTGTCATCAAGACTAGATAGTTCTTCTGGTGATACGACTTTTTGGATAATAAATTGGACCTTATCTTGACGTCTCTCTACTTTCCCATCTAAAAGGAAGGTGTCACCAATTGATATCTTTTCACTAAATTTAGTATAAATTTGTGGAAACATAACAGCATCAATATCACCTGTCTCATCAGCAATGACTAAAAATGCCATTACGTCACCTTTTTTCGTGCGGATTGTTCGAATACTCACGATCATTGCACCTATCATGGCTTTTTTATCTATTTTCAAACCCATATCTGATATATTACTTGCATTAACTGATTGAAATTTTTCCCGATACAGTTCGACTGGATGGGAAGAAAAGTAGAAGCCAAGTGTTTCTTTTTCAAATTTCAACTTTTCTTCAATTTTGAATGGTTCTACCTCGATG encodes:
- the pyk gene encoding pyruvate kinase, producing the protein MRKTKIVCTIGPASESIEKLTELMEAGMNVSRLNFSHGDFEEHGARIINIREASAKLNKNVAILLDTKGPEIRTNTMENGAIELVAGNEIIISMTEVVGTLDKFSVTYDGLIDDVHIGSTILLDDGLIELEVIGLDHSNGEIKTKIKNSGTLKNKKGVNVPGVSVKLPGITEKDAKDIVFGIEQDVDFIAASFVRRASDVLEIRELLEEHNASHIQIIPKIENQEGVDNIDEILEVSDGLMVARGDLGVEIPAEEVPLVQKELIRKCNALGKPVITATQMLDSMQRNPRPTRAEASDVANAIFDGTDAIMLSGETAAGSYPVEAVKTMHNIASRAEEALDYKSILSKRSAQVGTTITDAIGQSTSYTALNLGVSAIVTPTESGHTARMISKYRPKAPIVAVTVSDSISRKLALVWGVYPRSGNHSTSTDEMLDNSVEEAINSGFVSHGDLIVITAGVPVGEAGTTNLMKVHVIGDVLAKGQGIGRKSAFGKVVVASTARDAKEKMTKGAILVAQSTDRDMMGALELASALITEEGGLTSHAAVVGLSLGIPVIVGVEGVTTLLKDGQDITVDSVRGVIYEGHASVL
- the pfkA gene encoding 6-phosphofructokinase is translated as MKKIGVLTSGGDAPGMNAAVRAVVRKAIFHNVEIYGIYHGYTGLIEGQIEKLELGSVGDIIHRGGTKLYSARCPEFKTIEGQKKGIEQLKKHGIEGLVVIGGDGSYMGAKKLTEHGFPCVGVPGTIDNDIPGTDFTIGFDTALNTVIDAIDKIRDTATSHERTYVIEVMGRHAGDIALWSGLAGGAETILIPEENYDMDDIVARLKRGNERGKKHSIIIVAEGVGSGVDFAKQIEEATTFETRVSVLGHVQRGGSPTASDRVLASRLGAFAVELLLEGKGGRCVGIQKNELVHHDIIEILDQPHTIDNDMYRLSKELSI
- the accA gene encoding acetyl-CoA carboxylase carboxyl transferase subunit alpha, translated to MVGELEFEKPVTELRKKISELKEFTIGSDVDLSSEIEKLEARLEKLENEIYTNIKPWDRVQIARHPSRPTTLDYIEHIFTNFFECHGDRYYGDDDAIVSGIAKFKGLPVTVIGHQRGKDTKENIRRNFGMPHPEGYRKALRLMKQADKFNRPIICFIDTKGAYPGKAAEERGQSEAIAKNLFEMAGLSVPVICIVIGEGGSGGALALGVGNYIHMLENSTYSVISPEGAAALLWKDAGLAKKAAETMKITAPDLKELGVVDEIIPEVKGGAHKDIPQQAGYIEEILATSLKTLSAMTGEELIHHRYEKFKRIGQVSFTNELLGVK
- the accD gene encoding acetyl-CoA carboxylase, carboxyltransferase subunit beta, with protein sequence MLKDLFTKPKPKKKKYAQVPSEQAKQDVPEGIVIKCPSCKKIMYTKELIKNEKVCMNCGYHHQMNAMERIKSLFDEHSFIEYDKEMISENPLQFPGYEEKLEKDRQKTQQNEAVVTGEGTINGFKTTFAIMDASFRMGSMGSVVGEKITRTIEKANEKNLPFIILTASGGARMQEGVLSLMQMAKTSSALKLYSDNQGLIISVMTHPTTGGVSASFASLGDYNFAEPGALIGFAGRRIIEQTIREELPEDFQTAEFLLKHGQLDAVINRQELKETLSNILDIHQSGGELTW
- a CDS encoding FadR/GntR family transcriptional regulator is translated as MSLTTAQSKVYIEILRHIRAYIAEKQLSYGDKIPSEREFAEKLKVGRSSVREALRALELLGMIETRRGEGTFLKDFREHNLIELLGTFILEDSKAVVDIIQMNSLLEYNALQLVLQNNPEAELKLIAEKLSKNTVTRYECMREIIQLSNNHLLFRIWMVLNDYVTFVCKSDQVKVYSNEKLEMLVNALLNKEQEKVFAAYEEVSLKEYVE
- a CDS encoding NAD(P)-dependent malic enzyme, which produces MSLREEALHIHRVNKGKLESKSKIPVRNAHDLSLAYSPGVAEPCKDIYDDKNKVYDYTMKGNMVAVVSDGTAVLGLGNIGPEAALPVMEGKAVLFKSFAGVDAFPICLNTTDVDQIVNTVKLLEPTFGGVNLEDIAAPNCFVIEERLKKETNIPIFHDDQHGTAIVTVAGLVNALKLVGKSMSNIRVVANGAGAAGIAIIKLLYTYGVRNIIMCDSKGAIYENRKAGMNEVKSEVAKFTNRDQLEGSLADVIKEADVFIGVSVEGALTKEMVQSMNPEPIIFAMANPVPEIMPEDAREAGAKVIGTGRSDFPNQVNNVLAFPGIFRGALDVRATHINEKMKIAAVEAIASLVSESELTSDYVIPAPFDPRVAPAVASAVAKAAMETGVARIKVDPEEVAEKTRQLAIIE